A stretch of the Salminus brasiliensis chromosome 19, fSalBra1.hap2, whole genome shotgun sequence genome encodes the following:
- the pdzd11 gene encoding PDZ domain-containing protein 11, which produces MDQKIPYDDYQLPVVFLPSYENPPAWIPAQDRINHPDYNNELTQFLPRTIVLKKPPGAQLGFNIRGGKASQLGIFISKVVPDSDAHRAGLQEGDQVLSVNEVDFQDIEHSRAVEILKTAREILMRVRYFPYNYQRQKERTVH; this is translated from the exons ATGGATCAGAAAATTCCGTACGATGACTATCAACTGCCAGTTGTTTTTCTGCCTTCCTATGAAAACCCCCCTGCATGGATTCCTGCTCAGGAT AGGATAAACCACCCTGATTATAACAATGAACTTACACAGTTCTTACCACGAACAATAGTCTTGAAAAAGCCTCCTGGAGCACAACTGGGCTTTAATATCAGAGGTGGAAAGGCTTCTCAGCTTGGTATCTTTATTTCTAAG GTGGTGCCAGATTCTGATGCACACAGGGCAGGACTTCAGGAAGGAGATCAGGTGCTGTCAGTTAATGAGGTGGACTTTCAGGACATAGAGCATTCAAGG GCTGTGGAGATTCTGAAGACTGCTAGAGAGATTCTGATGAGGGTGCGCTACTTCCCTTACA ATTACCAGAGGCAGAAGGAGAGGACTGTACACTAG
- the stard14 gene encoding START domain containing 14 gives MSLGSGIIPDESVFADFRKQCISTENWQSKYNKNGMEVWVEVPSMNSPQGNKSNFSRVHKIKCKISIGDVSAATMYDVLHDNKYRKTWDPAMLESFEIARLAPNADVGYYSWLCPKPLKNRDVVTLRSWQASEDEYIIVNYSVKHAKYPPRKDLVRAVSHLTGYLVKPTGPNSCSFTYLSQADPKGSLPKWAVNKASQVLAPKVMKSVYKAGQNYPAWKALNSPEHKPWLYPIQSELPMMNPMELTIQRGDSLENVDESSSWDAQENEDSS, from the exons ATGTCTCTGGGCTCGGGGATAATTCCGGATGAATCCGTTTTCGCTGACTTCAGAAAACAGTGCATATCGACGGAGAACTGGCAGAGCAAATACAATAAGAACGGAATGGAGGTGTGGGTCGAGGTGCCCTCCATGAACTCTCCTCAAGGAAACAAGAGCAACTTCTCCAGAGTGCACAAAATCAAG TGTAAAATTTCCATAGGTGATGTCTCAGCGGCCACCATGTACGACGTTCTACATGACAATAAGTATCGGAAGACGTGGGACCCTGCCATGCTCGAGAGCTTTGAAATAGCTCGTCTTGCACCCAATGCCGATGTGGGCTACTATTCAT GGCTGTGTCCCAAGCCCCTGAAAAATAGAGATGTGGTTACCCTGAGGTCTTGGCAGGCATCTGAAGATGAATACATCATCGTGAACTACTCCGTCAAGCATGCG AAATACCCTCCACGAAAAGACTTGGTGAGGGCGGTCTCCCATTTGACCGGTTATTTGGTGAAACCAACCGGGCCAAACAGCTGCTCTTTCACCTACCTCTCACAGGCTGACCCTAAGG GTTCCCTTCCCAAGTGGGCGGTCAACAAGGCATCTCAGGTCCTAGCTCCCAAA GTTATGAAAAGCGTGTACAAGGCGGGTCAGAACTACCCTGCGTGGAAGGCGCTGAATTCTCCAGAACACAAGCCCTGGCTCTACCCCATACAGAGTGAACTTCCTATGATGAATCCAATGGAGCTGACCATCCAGCGTGGAGACTCGCTGGAGAATGTGGACGAGAGTTCAAGCTGGGACGCACAGGAAAATGAGGACAGTAGCTGA
- the rab41 gene encoding ras-related protein Rab-41 isoform X3 — MSTTTGGGEFGNPLRKFKLVFLGEQSVGKTSLITRFMYDSFDNTYQATIGIDFLSKTMYLEDRTVRLQLWDTAGQERFRSLIPSYIRDSTIAVVVYDITNLNSFQQTSKWIDDVRTERGSDVIIMLVGNKTDLADKRQVSVEAAEKKARELSVMYIETSAKAGYNVKQLFRRVAAALPGMDSTPEKSKEDMIDIKLEKPPELPVTESSCSC, encoded by the exons ATGTCCACTACGACCGGCGGCGGAGAGTTCGGCAATCCTCTGCGGAAATTTAAGCTTGTGTTCCTGGGCGAGCAGAGCG ttggAAAGACTTCTCTTATCACCAGGTTCATGTATGACAGCTTCGATAACACCTATCAG GCAACAATTGGCATAGACTTTCTATCAAAAACCATGTACTTGGAGGATCGTACG GTGCGGCTGCAACTGTGGGACACTGCAGGGCAGGAGCGCTTCCGTAGCCTCATCCCCAGCTACATCCGCGACTCCACTATCGCTGTTGTGGTCTATGACATTACCA ATCTCAACTCCTTCCAGCAAACTTCCAAATGGATAGATGATGtcagaacagagagaggaagtgatgtcattatcatgctggttGGCAACAAAACAGACTTGGCTGATAAAAG GCAAGTTTCAGTAGAGGCTGCAGAGAAAAAAGCTCGGGAGCTCAGTGTGATGTACATAGAGACCAGCGCCAAGGCTGGGTATAACGTCAAGCAG ctGTTCCGACGTGTTGCAGCAGCCTTGCCCGGGATGGATAGCACACCAGAGAAAAGCAAAGAGGACA TGATTGATATCAAACTGGAGAAGCCTCCAGAACTGCCTGTGACTGAGAGCAGCTGCTCCTGCTAG
- the rab41 gene encoding ras-related protein Rab-41 isoform X1: MSTTTGGGEFGNPLRKFKLVFLGEQSVGKTSLITRFMYDSFDNTYQATIGIDFLSKTMYLEDRTVRLQLWDTAGQERFRSLIPSYIRDSTIAVVVYDITNLNSFQQTSKWIDDVRTERGSDVIIMLVGNKTDLADKRQITTEEGEQRAKELNVMFIETSAKTGYNVKQLFRRVAAALPGMDSTPEKSKEDMIDIKLEKPPELPVTESSCSC; the protein is encoded by the exons ATGTCCACTACGACCGGCGGCGGAGAGTTCGGCAATCCTCTGCGGAAATTTAAGCTTGTGTTCCTGGGCGAGCAGAGCG ttggAAAGACTTCTCTTATCACCAGGTTCATGTATGACAGCTTCGATAACACCTATCAG GCAACAATTGGCATAGACTTTCTATCAAAAACCATGTACTTGGAGGATCGTACG GTGCGGCTGCAACTGTGGGACACTGCAGGGCAGGAGCGCTTCCGTAGCCTCATCCCCAGCTACATCCGCGACTCCACTATCGCTGTTGTGGTCTATGACATTACCA ATCTCAACTCCTTCCAGCAAACTTCCAAATGGATAGATGATGtcagaacagagagaggaagtgatgtcattatcatgctggttGGCAACAAAACAGACTTGGCTGATAAAAG ACAGATCACCACGGAGGAGGGCGAACAGAGGGCTAAGGAACTGAATGTCATGTTCATTGAAACCAGTGCAAAGACTGGCTACAATGTCAAACAG ctGTTCCGACGTGTTGCAGCAGCCTTGCCCGGGATGGATAGCACACCAGAGAAAAGCAAAGAGGACA TGATTGATATCAAACTGGAGAAGCCTCCAGAACTGCCTGTGACTGAGAGCAGCTGCTCCTGCTAG
- the rab41 gene encoding ras-related protein Rab-41 isoform X2, with protein MSTTTGGGEFGNPLRKFKLVFLGEQSVGKTSLITRFMYDSFDNTYQATIGIDFLSKTMYLEDRTIRLQLWDTAGQERFRSLIPSYIRDSAAAVVVYDIANLNSFQQTSKWIDDVRTERGSDVIIMLVGNKTDLADKRQITTEEGEQRAKELNVMFIETSAKTGYNVKQLFRRVAAALPGMDSTPEKSKEDMIDIKLEKPPELPVTESSCSC; from the exons ATGTCCACTACGACCGGCGGCGGAGAGTTCGGCAATCCTCTGCGGAAATTTAAGCTTGTGTTCCTGGGCGAGCAGAGCG ttggAAAGACTTCTCTTATCACCAGGTTCATGTATGACAGCTTCGATAACACCTATCAG GCAACAATTGGCATAGACTTTCTATCAAAAACCATGTACTTGGAGGATCGTACG ATTCGGCTACAGCTGTGGGACACTGCAGGGCAGGAGCGTTTCCGTAGCCTCATCCCCAGCTACATTCGTGACTCTGCGGCCGCTGTGGTGGTCTATGATATAGCAA ATCTCAACTCCTTCCAGCAAACTTCCAAATGGATAGATGATGtcagaacagagagaggaagtgatgtcattatcatgctggttGGCAACAAAACAGACTTGGCTGATAAAAG ACAGATCACCACGGAGGAGGGCGAACAGAGGGCTAAGGAACTGAATGTCATGTTCATTGAAACCAGTGCAAAGACTGGCTACAATGTCAAACAG ctGTTCCGACGTGTTGCAGCAGCCTTGCCCGGGATGGATAGCACACCAGAGAAAAGCAAAGAGGACA TGATTGATATCAAACTGGAGAAGCCTCCAGAACTGCCTGTGACTGAGAGCAGCTGCTCCTGCTAG
- the rab41 gene encoding ras-related protein Rab-41 isoform X4, translated as MSTTTGGGEFGNPLRKFKLVFLGEQSVGKTSLITRFMYDSFDNTYQATIGIDFLSKTMYLEDRTIRLQLWDTAGQERFRSLIPSYIRDSAAAVVVYDIANLNSFQQTSKWIDDVRTERGSDVIIMLVGNKTDLADKRQVSVEAAEKKARELSVMYIETSAKAGYNVKQLFRRVAAALPGMDSTPEKSKEDMIDIKLEKPPELPVTESSCSC; from the exons ATGTCCACTACGACCGGCGGCGGAGAGTTCGGCAATCCTCTGCGGAAATTTAAGCTTGTGTTCCTGGGCGAGCAGAGCG ttggAAAGACTTCTCTTATCACCAGGTTCATGTATGACAGCTTCGATAACACCTATCAG GCAACAATTGGCATAGACTTTCTATCAAAAACCATGTACTTGGAGGATCGTACG ATTCGGCTACAGCTGTGGGACACTGCAGGGCAGGAGCGTTTCCGTAGCCTCATCCCCAGCTACATTCGTGACTCTGCGGCCGCTGTGGTGGTCTATGATATAGCAA ATCTCAACTCCTTCCAGCAAACTTCCAAATGGATAGATGATGtcagaacagagagaggaagtgatgtcattatcatgctggttGGCAACAAAACAGACTTGGCTGATAAAAG GCAAGTTTCAGTAGAGGCTGCAGAGAAAAAAGCTCGGGAGCTCAGTGTGATGTACATAGAGACCAGCGCCAAGGCTGGGTATAACGTCAAGCAG ctGTTCCGACGTGTTGCAGCAGCCTTGCCCGGGATGGATAGCACACCAGAGAAAAGCAAAGAGGACA TGATTGATATCAAACTGGAGAAGCCTCCAGAACTGCCTGTGACTGAGAGCAGCTGCTCCTGCTAG